One region of Passer domesticus isolate bPasDom1 chromosome 19, bPasDom1.hap1, whole genome shotgun sequence genomic DNA includes:
- the LOC135283648 gene encoding glutamine-rich protein 2-like has product MAENMKKIQEARDEVTSLSENITEEIDRIKEAQNHTAQKIKELAASIKKLEEDLKKLRQDAAKWKEESSNEISQQLEALLEETKRELQKMGEQQEMRKAMLEQLVTETTNKLAEIGEIVKSVQEEKEKAKAECSNCTFDINEHLGELLRRCENLQEQVESLESRQMAVGKLEKMMRNWGQNTQQMQPEDATAVQMQRDYEKLSFISGTLQKDSEQKQKEIKMLFQSLEKLQKEKADQQDMLAAMDMVQSRGASVPAQGLPGRVTNAPCPWGLGGRTGVGRENFLSSGGPSPSRWWDQAHQADGANGATAA; this is encoded by the exons ATGGCAGAAAACATGAAGAAGATCCAGGAGGCACGGGATGAG GTCACATCCCTCTCTGAGAATATCACTGAGGAGATTGACAGGATAAAGGAAGCACAGAACCACACAGCACAGAAGATTAAGGAGTTGGCTGCCTCA ATtaagaagctggaggaagacctTAAAAAGCTGAGGCAGGATGCAGCgaagtggaaagaagagagcagcaATGAGATCTCTCAGCAACTCGA ggctttgcTGGAGGAGACAAagcgtgagctgcagaagatgggagagcagcaggagatgaggaaggccatgctggagcagctggtgaCTGAGACAACCAACAAG ctggctgagatAGGGGAGATAGTGAAGAGtgtgcaggaggagaaggagaaggcaaAGGCAGAGTGCTCCAACTGCACCTTTGACATCAATGAGCATTTGGGGGAGCTCCTCCGGCGCTGTGAGAACCTCCAGGAGCAGGTGGAATCCCTGGAGTCCCGGCAGATGGCTGTGGGCAAGCTTGAAAAGATGATGAGGAATTGGGGCCAG AACACACAGCAGATGCAGCCCGAGGATGCAACAGCTGTACAGATGCAAAGGGACTATGAGAAGCTCAGCTTCATATCTGGGACCCTCCAGAAGGACTCTgaacaaaagcagaaagaaatcaAA atgctgttccagtctctggagaagctgcagaaggagaaggcagatcagcaggacatgctggcagcaatggacatggtacagtctagaggggcctctgtaccagcccaggggctcccgggcagggtgacaaatgccccttgcccttgggggctggggggcagaactggtgtggggagggagaatttcctgagctcagggggtccctcaccctccagatggtgggaccaagctcaccaggctgacggggcaaatggggccacagcagcctga